From Gordonia crocea, the proteins below share one genomic window:
- a CDS encoding ribonuclease J, which translates to MTEQSGRPPRRRSASRKAGPPVEQPAPAPKGAPPVEPRTAERTGPANAPAAATSGSGDGSGKRPKRKKKPKNSPSGTAPAVALPVDRLGLPPKLPASGLRVVALGGIGEIGRNMTVFEYGGDLLIVDCGVLFPEDAQPGVDLILPDFRYIEDRIDDVAAIILTHGHEDHIGAVPFLLRLRGDIPVVGSKFTLALVEAKCREHRQRPKLIEVTEGQTTRHGAFDCEYFAVNHSIPDAIAVAIRTPAGLVLHTGDIKLDQLPLDGRLTDLAGFSRLGDEGVDLFLVDSTNAEVPGFVTPEREIGAVLDQVIGKARQRVIVASFASHVHRIQQIVDVAHAHNRRVAFVGRSMVRNMQIAQDLGYLSVPDGVVVDLDTAASLPDDRLVLISTGSQGEPLSALSRMARGEHRQINIRENDLVVLASSLIPGNENSVFAVVNGLVRRGAKVVTQQNAKVHVSGHASAGELLYLYNAVRPTNAMPVHGEWRHLRANAALAEATGVAPERIVLAEDGVVVDMVDGLASIVGRVPVGHVYVDGLSVGDVGESTLSERLVLGEGGFIAITVAVDATTGKPVAVPEVSGRGFSDDPDALKEAAEVVNGSLEVLASEGINDAHAVAQTIRRAVGRWVAETYRRRPMIVPTVLEVNS; encoded by the coding sequence ATGACCGAACAGTCCGGGCGCCCCCCGCGTCGTCGCAGCGCCAGCCGCAAGGCCGGTCCACCCGTCGAACAGCCGGCCCCAGCGCCGAAGGGCGCGCCCCCTGTCGAGCCGCGGACCGCCGAGCGGACCGGCCCGGCCAACGCCCCTGCTGCGGCGACGAGCGGGAGCGGAGACGGCTCCGGCAAGCGTCCCAAGCGCAAGAAGAAGCCGAAGAACTCGCCGTCGGGCACCGCGCCGGCGGTCGCCCTGCCGGTCGACCGGCTCGGCCTGCCGCCGAAGCTGCCCGCCTCGGGGCTGCGCGTCGTGGCGCTGGGCGGCATCGGCGAGATCGGCCGCAACATGACGGTCTTCGAGTACGGCGGCGACCTGCTGATCGTGGACTGCGGGGTGCTGTTCCCCGAGGATGCCCAGCCCGGCGTCGACCTGATCCTGCCCGACTTCCGCTACATCGAGGACCGCATCGACGACGTCGCGGCGATCATCCTCACCCACGGGCATGAGGACCACATCGGGGCGGTGCCCTTCTTGCTGCGGCTGCGCGGCGACATCCCCGTCGTCGGGTCGAAGTTCACCCTGGCGCTCGTCGAGGCCAAGTGTCGCGAGCACCGGCAGCGACCCAAGCTCATCGAGGTCACCGAGGGCCAGACGACCCGCCACGGCGCCTTCGACTGCGAGTACTTCGCGGTCAACCACTCGATCCCCGACGCGATCGCGGTGGCCATCCGCACCCCGGCGGGGCTGGTGCTGCACACCGGGGACATCAAGCTCGACCAGCTTCCGCTCGACGGTCGTCTCACCGATCTCGCCGGGTTCAGCCGACTCGGCGACGAGGGCGTCGACCTGTTCCTGGTGGACTCCACCAACGCCGAGGTGCCGGGCTTCGTCACCCCCGAGCGCGAGATCGGCGCGGTCCTCGACCAGGTCATCGGCAAGGCGCGACAGCGCGTCATCGTCGCCTCCTTCGCCAGCCACGTCCACCGGATCCAACAGATCGTCGACGTGGCGCACGCCCACAACCGTCGGGTCGCCTTCGTCGGGCGGTCGATGGTGCGCAATATGCAGATCGCCCAGGACCTCGGCTACCTGTCGGTGCCCGACGGCGTGGTCGTCGACCTCGACACCGCCGCATCGTTACCCGACGACAGGCTGGTCCTGATCTCGACCGGTTCGCAGGGCGAGCCGCTCTCGGCGCTGTCGCGGATGGCGCGGGGCGAGCACCGCCAGATCAACATCCGCGAGAACGACCTCGTCGTCTTGGCGTCCTCCCTGATCCCGGGTAACGAGAACTCGGTGTTCGCGGTGGTCAACGGGTTGGTGCGGCGCGGGGCGAAGGTGGTCACGCAGCAGAACGCCAAGGTGCACGTCTCCGGACACGCCTCGGCCGGCGAATTGCTGTACCTGTACAACGCGGTGCGGCCGACCAATGCGATGCCGGTCCACGGCGAGTGGCGCCACCTGCGGGCCAACGCGGCGCTGGCCGAGGCGACCGGTGTCGCCCCCGAACGGATCGTCCTCGCCGAGGACGGTGTCGTGGTGGACATGGTCGACGGACTGGCGAGCATCGTCGGGCGGGTGCCGGTCGGACACGTTTACGTCGACGGCCTGTCGGTCGGCGACGTCGGCGAGTCGACGCTGTCGGAGCGGTTGGTGCTGGGGGAGGGCGGCTTCATCGCGATCACCGTCGCCGTGGATGCCACGACGGGCAAACCGGTGGCGGTCCCCGAGGTCTCCGGCCGCGGCTTCTCCGACGACCCCGATGCGCTCAAGGAAGCGGCCGAGGTGGTCAACGGCTCGCTCGAGGTTTTGGCCTCGGAGGGCATCAACGACGCCCACGCGGTGGCCCAGACCATCCGACGCGCAGTCGGGCGCTGGGTGGCCGAAACGTATCGCCGGCGCCCGATGATCGTCCCGACCGTGCTCGAGGTCAATAGCTAA
- the dapA gene encoding 4-hydroxy-tetrahydrodipicolinate synthase codes for MSAGEISTSERAFGTIGVAMVTPFAPDGSLDLDKAAELAVHLADKGVDSLVLAGTTGESPTTQPEEKLEVLGAVRDAVGDRVRLIAGVGTYDTAESVVFAQNAAEAGAHGLLVVTPYYSKPPQAGLLAHFTAVADGTDLPVMVYDIPPRSVVPVADDTMRRLAEHPNIVAVKDAKGDLAAGAAMIADTGLDYYSGDDGVNLPWFAVGAVGCVSVIGHVVPDRLRDMHIAVGNGDLAKARDLNVSMVPLYRAMARLGGVTMVKASLRILGLDVGDPRLPQVAADGPQIEALIADLREAGVLV; via the coding sequence ATGAGCGCAGGTGAGATTTCGACGTCCGAGCGTGCCTTTGGCACGATCGGCGTCGCCATGGTGACCCCGTTTGCCCCCGACGGTTCACTCGACCTCGACAAGGCCGCCGAGCTCGCGGTTCACCTCGCCGACAAGGGTGTCGACAGCCTCGTCCTCGCCGGCACCACCGGCGAGTCGCCGACGACTCAGCCCGAAGAGAAGCTCGAGGTCCTCGGTGCGGTCCGCGACGCGGTGGGCGACCGGGTGCGCCTCATCGCCGGGGTGGGCACCTATGACACCGCCGAGAGCGTCGTCTTCGCCCAGAACGCGGCCGAGGCCGGCGCGCACGGACTGCTCGTCGTCACCCCGTACTACTCCAAGCCGCCGCAGGCCGGCCTGCTGGCGCACTTCACCGCCGTCGCCGACGGCACCGACCTGCCGGTGATGGTCTACGACATCCCGCCGCGCTCGGTCGTCCCGGTCGCCGACGACACCATGCGGCGCCTCGCCGAGCACCCCAACATCGTTGCGGTGAAGGATGCCAAGGGCGACCTCGCCGCCGGTGCGGCGATGATCGCCGACACCGGGTTGGACTATTACTCCGGCGACGACGGGGTGAACCTCCCGTGGTTCGCCGTCGGCGCGGTCGGGTGTGTCAGCGTGATCGGCCACGTCGTGCCGGACCGCCTGCGCGACATGCACATCGCGGTCGGCAACGGCGACTTGGCCAAGGCGCGCGACCTCAACGTGTCGATGGTTCCGCTGTACCGCGCGATGGCGCGACTCGGCGGGGTGACGATGGTCAAGGCGTCGCTGCGGATCTTGGGCCTCGACGTCGGCGACCCCCGACTGCCGCAGGTCGCCGCCGACGGACCGCAGATCGAGGCGCTGATCGCCGATCTGCGCGAGGCAGGGGTGCTGGTATGA
- a CDS encoding TerC family protein — protein sequence MEITLLTWGLTLAVILGLFVFDFFAHVRVPHEPTLRESGFWSAVYIGIAIVFGIFVWWRWGGGFAGEYFAGYVTEKALSVDNLFVFVVIMAKFAVPRVYQQKVLLLGIVMALVMRGVFIGLGAAAIARYSWVFYLFGVILILTAINMLRDSDEPAKEGRIERFAKRHLRTSEGYDGDRMFTRVDGRAMATPLLLVLIVIGFTDLLFAFDSIPAIYGLTQEPYLVFTANAFALMGLRQLFFLIGGLLDRLVFLAYGLSFILAFIGVKLVLHALHENSLGFINGGEPVGVPEISTGLSLAVIGTTLVVTTVASLLHSARRDRREAR from the coding sequence ATGGAAATCACGTTGCTCACCTGGGGCCTCACCCTTGCGGTGATCCTGGGCCTGTTCGTCTTCGACTTCTTCGCCCACGTGCGGGTCCCGCACGAGCCGACCCTGCGCGAATCCGGCTTCTGGTCGGCGGTCTACATCGGCATCGCCATCGTCTTCGGCATCTTCGTGTGGTGGCGGTGGGGAGGCGGCTTCGCCGGCGAGTATTTCGCCGGCTACGTCACCGAAAAGGCATTGTCGGTCGACAACCTGTTCGTCTTCGTCGTCATCATGGCGAAATTCGCCGTCCCTCGCGTCTACCAGCAGAAGGTCCTCCTCCTGGGTATCGTGATGGCCCTGGTCATGCGCGGTGTGTTCATCGGCCTGGGCGCCGCGGCGATCGCCCGCTACAGCTGGGTGTTCTACCTGTTCGGCGTGATCCTGATCCTCACCGCGATCAACATGCTGCGCGACAGTGACGAACCTGCCAAGGAGGGCCGGATCGAGCGGTTCGCCAAACGTCATCTGCGCACCTCGGAGGGCTACGACGGCGACAGGATGTTCACCCGCGTCGACGGTCGGGCGATGGCGACCCCGCTTCTGCTGGTGCTGATCGTCATCGGATTCACCGACCTGCTGTTCGCCTTCGATTCGATCCCGGCGATCTACGGTCTGACCCAGGAGCCCTACCTGGTCTTCACGGCGAACGCCTTTGCCCTGATGGGCCTGCGGCAGCTGTTCTTCCTCATCGGCGGCTTGCTCGACCGCCTGGTGTTCCTCGCCTACGGACTGTCCTTCATCCTCGCGTTCATCGGGGTGAAGCTCGTCCTGCACGCGTTGCACGAGAACAGCCTGGGCTTCATCAACGGTGGCGAGCCGGTGGGCGTCCCGGAGATCTCCACCGGGCTGTCGTTGGCGGTGATCGGTACGACGCTGGTCGTGACGACGGTGGCGAGCCTGCTCCACTCGGCCCGGCGAGACCGGCGCGAGGCGCGCTGA
- a CDS encoding type IV toxin-antitoxin system AbiEi family antitoxin domain-containing protein — protein MDLPAPDPHGIIYRSDALAHGLTDRDLRQASSSGEDLVRIAPGCFAPTMPNAYPDEQHRRVALAVAGKPESVDGVLSHQSAAVIHRLALLHGDFRRVHFTSGTKSGDIRNLRHTHSGWLPSDEVAIVDGVAVTTLERTAVDLACGSRFPAALTVVDSALRAGADRDLMREILERQRRRGIGVARRAIAAGNALAENPGESWCRAQMITAGLPEPTLQRGYLVEGNQYFVDFDWDGRVVHEFDGEVKYGKLRRAGEDASRVVIREKIREDRLRGLGLSVDRSTWSDLRSNAMIPRLATVLSARGVVA, from the coding sequence ATGGACCTTCCCGCCCCGGACCCCCACGGAATCATCTACCGCTCCGACGCCCTGGCACACGGCCTGACCGATCGCGACCTGCGCCAGGCGAGTTCGTCGGGTGAAGACCTCGTGCGGATCGCCCCCGGCTGTTTCGCCCCGACGATGCCCAATGCCTATCCCGACGAACAGCACCGTCGGGTCGCGCTCGCCGTCGCCGGTAAGCCGGAGTCGGTCGACGGCGTGTTGAGCCACCAGTCGGCGGCGGTCATCCACCGCCTGGCCCTCCTGCACGGCGACTTCCGGCGCGTGCACTTCACGTCGGGCACCAAATCCGGGGACATCCGCAACCTCCGCCACACCCACTCGGGGTGGCTGCCCTCCGACGAGGTCGCCATCGTCGACGGTGTCGCGGTGACGACTCTCGAACGCACCGCGGTCGACCTGGCCTGCGGGAGCCGCTTCCCGGCCGCGCTGACCGTCGTCGATTCGGCCCTGCGGGCCGGGGCGGACCGGGACCTGATGCGCGAGATCCTGGAACGCCAACGCCGCAGGGGCATCGGAGTGGCGCGGCGGGCGATCGCGGCCGGCAATGCCTTGGCCGAGAACCCGGGTGAGTCGTGGTGCCGCGCGCAGATGATCACCGCCGGACTCCCCGAACCGACTCTGCAACGCGGCTATCTGGTGGAGGGCAACCAGTACTTCGTCGACTTCGATTGGGACGGCAGGGTCGTCCACGAGTTCGACGGCGAGGTGAAGTACGGCAAGCTCCGGCGCGCCGGAGAAGACGCGTCCCGGGTCGTCATCCGGGAGAAGATCCGGGAAGACCGCCTGCGTGGGCTCGGACTGTCCGTCGACCGGTCAACCTGGTCCGACCTGCGGTCCAACGCGATGATTCCCCGGCTGGCGACGGTGCTGAGCGCGCGCGGCGTTGTCGCCTAG
- a CDS encoding DNA translocase FtsK: MASKAPSRSGARSSGTRSASGKTQKPRSTAARSGAAPRKGAQPAKKGATAKRGGSQAANRGSGGANRRPNARASHASADLHRPTASMRVGTSIASVWGLLARGVGSVARIGSSYENHDDDLDVYGEQREIAPDQRRDSIALILLVVAAGLIAFVWFGALEPVGPFFDTLVRAAIGIGALVVPVVLFLGAMVLMRHPADRVRRPRIVVGVLLLTLAVLGLVHLIAGQPTDVDGRGKAGGFFGFAAGTPLTSGVTVWLAVPILVLVGLSGAVMISRHSARDIVGLARGYLGIGANVGNYGVVGADDFADEGYDDDYDDDVAEYDDYDDADDYDDYDADDGYDGYDSEQPVAVPSSWDKPAPWDDDLDAADDDLGYDAVPRTQASQRRTPTPYDNYPPDGTAGAVAAASPYGSLDDAGFASAPTAPLGEEVTEPIGPIPAPPAPVAASPAAAPTRAAPRKRVYRLPPAKLLIDGDPPKRGSRANDEMIERITGVLTQFKIDARVTGYTRGPTVTRYEVELGPGVKVEKITALQRNIAYAAATDNVRLLAPIPGKSAVGIEVPNADREMVRLADVLKAPSTRKDKNPLVIGLGKDIEGDFVTADLAKMPHLLVAGSTGSGKSSFVNSMLVSLLARSTPDDVRLILIDPKMVELTPYEGIPHLLTEIIINPKKAAAALAWLVEEMEQRYQDMKASRVRHINDFNDKVRSGAITTPPGSERVYKPYPYIVAIVDELADLMMTAPRDVEDAIVRITQKARAAGIHLVLATQRPSVDVVTGLIKTNVPSRLAFATSSLTDSRVILDQPGAEKLIGMGDGLFLPMGASKPVRLQGAYITDEEISAVVEFTKEQAQPDFVDGITETKVGDKKEIDADIGGDLDDLLQAIELVVSSQFGSTSMLQRKLRVGFAKAGRLMDLMETRGIVGPSEGSKAREVLVKPEDLAGVIASIGGGDDA; this comes from the coding sequence ATGGCTTCGAAGGCACCCAGTCGATCTGGCGCGCGCTCGTCCGGTACCCGCAGCGCATCCGGCAAGACCCAGAAACCGCGGTCCACTGCGGCCCGGTCCGGCGCGGCGCCGCGCAAGGGTGCCCAGCCGGCGAAAAAGGGTGCAACCGCGAAGCGCGGCGGGTCGCAGGCCGCGAACCGCGGATCCGGTGGCGCCAACCGCCGCCCGAACGCCCGCGCGTCGCACGCGTCGGCGGATCTGCACCGCCCGACCGCCAGCATGCGCGTCGGCACCTCGATCGCCTCGGTCTGGGGTCTGTTGGCACGCGGGGTCGGCTCGGTCGCGCGCATCGGCAGCAGTTACGAGAACCACGACGACGACCTCGACGTGTACGGCGAGCAGCGCGAAATCGCACCCGATCAGCGCCGCGATTCGATCGCGCTGATCCTGCTCGTGGTGGCGGCCGGACTCATCGCCTTCGTGTGGTTCGGCGCCCTCGAACCGGTCGGGCCGTTCTTCGACACCCTGGTGCGCGCGGCGATCGGCATCGGCGCCCTGGTCGTACCGGTGGTGCTGTTCCTCGGCGCCATGGTGCTGATGCGCCATCCGGCGGATCGGGTGCGCCGTCCGCGGATCGTCGTCGGCGTATTGCTGCTCACCCTCGCGGTGCTGGGCCTGGTCCATCTGATCGCCGGTCAGCCAACCGACGTCGACGGCCGCGGGAAGGCCGGCGGATTCTTCGGGTTCGCCGCCGGTACACCGCTGACCAGCGGGGTCACCGTCTGGCTCGCCGTTCCGATTCTGGTGCTGGTGGGCCTGTCGGGCGCGGTGATGATCAGCCGCCATTCGGCCCGCGACATCGTCGGGCTGGCCCGCGGCTACCTCGGCATCGGCGCCAACGTCGGCAACTACGGCGTCGTCGGCGCCGACGACTTCGCCGACGAGGGCTACGACGACGACTACGACGATGACGTCGCCGAGTACGACGACTACGACGATGCCGACGACTACGACGACTACGACGCCGATGACGGCTATGACGGGTACGACTCCGAGCAGCCCGTCGCGGTCCCGTCGTCGTGGGACAAGCCGGCCCCGTGGGACGACGATCTCGACGCCGCTGACGACGACCTCGGGTATGACGCGGTCCCGCGCACCCAGGCATCGCAACGCCGCACCCCCACGCCGTATGACAACTACCCGCCCGACGGCACCGCCGGCGCGGTGGCCGCAGCCTCGCCCTACGGTTCCCTCGACGACGCCGGCTTCGCCTCGGCGCCGACCGCGCCCCTCGGCGAGGAGGTGACCGAGCCGATCGGGCCGATCCCGGCACCGCCGGCCCCGGTCGCGGCATCGCCGGCGGCGGCGCCCACCCGGGCGGCCCCGCGCAAGCGCGTCTACCGCCTGCCCCCGGCGAAGCTGCTGATCGACGGGGACCCGCCGAAGCGCGGCAGCCGCGCCAACGACGAGATGATCGAGCGGATCACCGGCGTGTTGACCCAGTTCAAGATCGACGCCAGGGTCACCGGGTACACCCGCGGCCCGACGGTCACGCGCTACGAGGTGGAACTCGGCCCGGGTGTGAAGGTGGAGAAGATCACCGCGCTGCAGCGCAACATCGCCTATGCCGCGGCCACCGACAACGTCCGCCTGCTCGCCCCCATCCCGGGCAAGTCGGCGGTGGGCATCGAGGTGCCCAATGCCGATCGGGAGATGGTCCGACTCGCCGACGTCCTCAAGGCGCCGAGCACCCGGAAAGACAAGAACCCCCTGGTGATCGGGTTGGGCAAGGACATCGAGGGCGATTTCGTCACCGCGGACCTCGCCAAGATGCCGCACCTGCTGGTCGCCGGTTCCACCGGCTCGGGCAAGTCGAGCTTCGTCAACTCGATGCTGGTCTCGCTGCTGGCGCGGTCCACCCCCGACGACGTCCGGCTCATCCTCATCGACCCGAAGATGGTCGAGCTCACGCCGTACGAGGGCATTCCGCACCTGTTGACCGAGATCATCATCAACCCGAAGAAGGCGGCCGCCGCGCTGGCCTGGCTCGTGGAGGAGATGGAGCAGCGCTACCAGGACATGAAGGCCAGCCGGGTGCGCCACATCAACGACTTCAACGACAAGGTCCGATCCGGCGCGATCACCACCCCGCCGGGCAGTGAACGCGTCTACAAGCCGTACCCCTACATCGTCGCGATCGTCGACGAGTTGGCCGACCTGATGATGACCGCGCCGCGCGACGTCGAGGACGCGATCGTCCGCATCACGCAGAAGGCCCGCGCCGCCGGCATCCACCTGGTGCTCGCCACCCAGCGGCCGTCGGTCGACGTGGTCACCGGGTTGATCAAGACCAACGTGCCGTCCCGGTTGGCCTTCGCGACGTCGTCGTTGACCGACTCTCGGGTCATCCTGGACCAGCCGGGCGCGGAGAAGCTCATCGGTATGGGTGACGGCCTCTTCCTGCCCATGGGGGCGAGCAAGCCGGTCCGCCTGCAGGGCGCGTACATCACCGACGAGGAGATCAGCGCCGTCGTCGAGTTCACCAAGGAACAGGCGCAGCCGGACTTCGTCGACGGCATCACCGAGACCAAGGTGGGCGACAAGAAGGAGATCGACGCCGACATCGGCGGCGACCTCGACGACCTGCTGCAGGCAATCGAGCTGGTGGTGAGCAGCCAGTTCGGCTCCACGTCGATGCTGCAGCGCAAGCTGCGGGTCGGCTTCGCCAAGGCCGGACGACTGATGGACCTGATGGAGACCCGCGGCATCGTCGGGCCGTCGGAGGGTTCCAAGGCCCGCGAGGTCCTGGTGAAGCCGGAAGACCTGGCCGGGGTGATCGCCTCGATCGGCGGCGGCGACGACGCCTGA
- a CDS encoding amino-acid N-acetyltransferase: MTGSSTTARPDRPVPVVRRARTSDVPQIKRLIDVYAGKILLEKNLVTLYEAVQEFWVAELPESADDAESTGPTVVGCGALHVLWSDLGEVRTVAVDPAYSGHGVGHLIVARLMAQARLLELHHVFVLTFETEFFSRHGFSEIEGTPVTREVYDEMCRSYDTGVAEFLDLSYVKPNTLGNTRMLAVLDERHDLPPS; this comes from the coding sequence GACCACGGCGCGCCCCGACCGACCCGTTCCGGTCGTGCGACGCGCCCGGACGTCGGACGTACCGCAGATCAAGCGGCTGATCGACGTCTACGCGGGAAAGATCCTGCTGGAGAAGAACCTGGTCACGCTCTACGAGGCGGTCCAGGAGTTCTGGGTGGCCGAACTGCCCGAGTCCGCCGACGACGCGGAGTCGACCGGCCCGACCGTCGTCGGGTGCGGTGCACTGCACGTGCTGTGGTCCGACCTCGGCGAGGTCCGCACCGTCGCGGTCGACCCGGCGTACTCCGGTCACGGCGTGGGCCACCTGATCGTCGCGCGGCTCATGGCCCAGGCGCGACTGCTCGAACTGCACCACGTCTTCGTGCTCACCTTCGAGACGGAGTTCTTCAGCCGCCACGGTTTCAGCGAGATCGAGGGCACCCCGGTGACCCGCGAGGTGTACGACGAGATGTGCCGGTCCTACGACACCGGTGTGGCGGAGTTCCTCGACCTCTCCTACGTCAAGCCCAACACCCTGGGCAACACCCGGATGCTCGCCGTCCTCGACGAGCGCCACGACTTGCCGCCGTCTTGA